From the genome of Salvia miltiorrhiza cultivar Shanhuang (shh) unplaced genomic scaffold, IMPLAD_Smil_shh fragScaff_scaffold_143_1, whole genome shotgun sequence:
GGGTtatcacattaattattatatcgAGATTAAAGCTCTTTTTACCTCTTTTAATGGATTGTTATGTTAATTGTTATATTAGTTTATCTTTTAATGTACTTTATGATGTCTAAAGTCACAGTTTGATGGAGCTCTTACTAATAATTCAGGTTGAATTTGTTCACTTTTAATAACTGATTATTTACTTGTATTTCGTCATGTTTAAACAAATAGATGGAGCTTCCTGAGTGGACTGACATTGTGAAAACTGGTGTCCTCAAAGAACTTGCTCCTTATGATCCCGACTGGTACTACATTAGGGCCGGTAATAATCTCATTGCTCATCACTTTTTCAAGTTTTTGATTAATGTGTTTTGTTATTTGGCTGTTCAAGCTTTCTGGTTGTTTGTGAGCTTTGCTACAGTCTTTCAAGCATTTTTTGTAGAAtgcaaatatgatttttttatacaATATCCTTTTCCAATTGATACTCTTATTATTGTGTCTGGATGAAAATGTATTCTGTAGTCTTATGCATAAGTATTTTACAATAAGGAAGCTTTGTAATGGTAATTTCACGGTTACTATTTTGATAAATGCCTTGATGGATTGTACAGCTTCCATGGCTAGGAAGATATACCTCAGGGGAGGTATTGGTGTTGGCTCCTTCAGGAGAATTTATGGAGGGAGCAAGAGGAACGGAAGTCGCCCGCCCCACTTTGGCAAGAGCAGCGGCTCTGTTGCTCGTCACATCCTTCAACAGTTGCAGAACATGAACATTGTCGAGATGGAACCAAGGGGGTAAGCTCTCTCCACCATATATGATGTATTTCTTGCTTGACCCTGTTCCATGTTTAAATACTCAGTATGTCTGCAAAATAGCTTTGAACTTGAGATTTATTGGCACTTTTCAATTTCTTGCAGTGGAAGAAGAATCACATCCAATGGCCGGAGGGATCTCGACCAAGTTTCTGGGAGAATTGTTGTTGTGGCGCCTTGATTTGCGCTCGCCCCATCTTTTACCTTGTTGGCTTTGTTCTTTGAGTAAAATCCTGAAATGATTTTGGGTTGAAATAGAAATCTTTGCATGTTTGATCAAATTTTGGGTCCTGATGCTGTGCTCTGGATTTTAATTAAGTGCTATTTAAATGTGATTTAGTTACAGGCGGTTGACTATTGATCTCAGACATATCTCTAGATGGCATGTTTCCAGTTTCTGTGGCATTTTAGTACTTTTTTTTGTCGAATTTTTGTTACTGTatgttttaatttcatataAGGACTAGTTTCTTAATTTCATCTTATTATCTCATGTTACTCTGTTCAGTATCTGATTTAGTCTTTTATTGGGGGAGGAGGATATGTAGATATTTATCTTTAAATGGTTAAAAGGATTTATCGCTTATTCAACATAAATTTTTCTAAAATGTTCTCATgaatttgtcaaaaaaatactctctccgtcccattataaataaTGAGATGTTTCATTAtaaatgtttcatttttttttggtaatatattttttttatacttaatatttaaataatttttattaatttattttatttattttttacatattttttaatcttcgtAGTAAAAAATAATGGGATAGAgagattatatatttatttatcctAGGCTGgctttttttattttcgttcAACTAATAAAGGAGGTGCGAAAGCTCAAACAGTAACTAATAGGGCCAAAAATGAAACATGGTAGATAAATGTCTCCCTGCCATTTATGTTCGAGATAAaagtagaaaagattgaaagCGTAAGAGCTAggtatttaacataaaatttcAGGAAGAGTTTATTTTGGAGGATTAatcttataattaatattttgatgGATTGGAATATTTAAGgttcttgattatttttatcatttaaattagtTTTTTGCTTGATTTCTTATTTCATTGAAAGagtgagattggagaaatccgtTTTTTGCTTGATTTCTTATttagattggagaaatcctacttttgaggataaaaatattcatacatcttagggtaaatattcaattttgtgCCATATTAATACGATGGGACAAAATCGAATATTAACCctacatcttatcaatcatgcaaagtaaacgccttAAATGAATAGAGatggaataaaaataaattatataggGACTATGGTGTCGACTGAGATGAAGAGATGGTTGTCCCTGGATTTCTTAATCTTTATTAATAACTGGGGAAGAAGAGTAATACCCTCTATAGAAATTGAACTCGATATCTTTTCCGTTTGAATATCTGTGGACAAAAACCTATCTTTGGTCATACGTCTTAAGCAATTTTAACCATTTATTTTCAATCAAGTTAAAAGTCACCTAGACTGAGAGTATTAGATTTCTTGATTTCTAGAGCTTTGTTTCGACTTCAACTCTTAACATCTTTTTTCAATCTGCTTGTGGGTTCTGATGAGCTTGCTCACCTCTTCCACCTCTACTTCAAAACGTGGTGGATTTTTGTATGGAAATTTCTAATCCAAAAATCAACATTGCTTTAGTTATAGCTGGACATGACCATATGGGTTGATTCTCATCGACAAATTTCACATTCAATCCATAATTCTGTACATGAAAATTTCAAGCCTCGTAATAAGCTAATCCAACGTCGATCCCTTCACTCCACCTGTGTAGGCAGGCATGTAGCGCATTTGATCTTCTTATGTTGAGGTAAATggaattttgtttcttttggtATGGTCAGGTGCTTCACAGACCTGATGATCAATGGAATGCAGGTGATTACGTATTTTCTTGTTAAAATTCCTCTGCGAGACATGGTGAATTTACCTTTTTGGCACGAAAGGTCTGTCAAAATGCGGCATAGGTTGCGCTTTAGGGACAAGCTCCTTCCTCAGTCTCctgatttcttcttcttctgctagCTGCAAAATAAAACAGATATACGTTAGAGTGAGCTTAGGTTAACAATGACAGTATTGAATTCGAGTTCTGGACTGCGGTTTACCCTTCGTTGCCTTTCCATTTCCATCCGGTACTGCTCAATTAGCTTCATTTTCTTGGCCACCTAAAAGACAAAGAAATGTCACAACGGAAGACGAATACAGGTGGTGAACCTCAAAAAGAACCAACACCgctttttttttgataaattaacaatattaaataaagaaatttaaaggccgcgccacaAGGGACTTAAATCCAAGACCTTTGTCCTTAGGCATTAATCCCTTACCGCTTGGTCAATACACACATCAACACTGCATTTTGCTAGGCTTAGAAATGGACGAAGTTCTGGTTTAATAATAGTTTCACAAGACCTGTTCCTATCCAGTAATGTTGATTTTAACCAACTAAAAGCTCAATCCTTAGATCATACTATTTATTAGCTTTTGGGAAATATAATAGTATTGATCATCTATACTTCTGTTCTAGTCAACTGGGCATTAAACCAAGCTTATTTGAATATCTATGGAAGAATATTCAAAGATCATAGAATTATGTTGCACTAAGAGCTTTGGAAAAATCAATCACTAGGAAAGTTCGTTTTTTAAGTCAGCAAAGTGTAAATTGCATGCGCTGAGATTCACATCTTTTAGAACTTCAAGATACTTGTTCTCCAATTCTCTACCCATTAGaacttcttctcttccttgtACACATTCTCTGCATTTTCTCGTCCCCTctcttccctcatctctctcctctctcccccTCTATTCTTTCTTCCTCTTCCACTTATATCCACAATTACTCTGTTTTTCTCTTCACCACTACCTTCTACCACCTGTTCTTCCCCTATCCATCACTCAAAG
Proteins encoded in this window:
- the LOC131002568 gene encoding 40S ribosomal protein S19-3-like; this encodes MAATAKTVKDVSPHEFVKAYAAHLKRSGKMELPEWTDIVKTGVLKELAPYDPDWYYIRAASMARKIYLRGGIGVGSFRRIYGGSKRNGSRPPHFGKSSGSVARHILQQLQNMNIVEMEPRGGRRITSNGRRDLDQVSGRIVVVAP